In a single window of the Coffea eugenioides isolate CCC68of chromosome 3, Ceug_1.0, whole genome shotgun sequence genome:
- the LOC113764713 gene encoding uncharacterized protein LOC113764713 → MPLVTDEIKASASEMYNGNEICQEKSKFLLKEVGLPNGLLPMEDMEECGHVKDTGFVWLRSKKKTEHKFQKISKLVQYAPEVTAYVEQNRIKKLTGVKAKELLMWVTINEIYVDEPSTGQIHFKTPAGLSRNFPIDAFLVEETQKHGVKEDVKVAADAGSAAIENGVDAAGKKVDEQNKEVTNGAVQVKEV, encoded by the coding sequence ATGCCTTTGGTGACAGATGAGATCAAAGCAAGTGCATCAGAGATGTACAATGGAAATGAAATTTGCCAAGAGAAATCAAAATTCTTGCTCAAAGAAGTGGGATTGCCAAATGGTCTTCTACCCATGGAAGACATGGAAGAATGTGGACATGTGAAGGACacaggctttgtttggctgAGGTCCAAGAAAAAAACTGAGCACAAGTTTCAGAAGATCAGCAAGCTTGTTCAGTATGCGCCTGAAGTCACAGCATATGTTGAGCAGAACAGGATCAAGAAACTCACTGGAGTGAAGGCTAAGGAGCTTCTGATGTGGGTAACAATTAACGAGATTTATGTGGATGAGCCCTCAACTGGGCAGATTCATTTCAAGACTCCTGCAGGGCTGTCAAGGAATTTTCCGATTGATGCTTTTCTGGTGGAGGAAACTCAGAAACATGGTGTCAAGGAAGATGTGAAGGTTGCTGCTGATGCTGGTTCCGCTGCCATTGAAAATGGAGTTGATGCTGCAGGCAAGAAAGTTGACGAACAGAACAAAGAAGTGACTAATGGAGCTGTACAAGTGAAGGAGGTCTAA